The Amycolatopsis umgeniensis DNA segment GACGGCGTCGACCTCGTCATCGAAGCGGTGCGCGAAGACCTCGAGATCAAACGCGCGCTCTTCGCCGAACTGGAACTCATCTGCGGTCCGGACACCGTGTTCGCCACCAACACCAGCTCGCTTTCGGTCACCGAGATCGGCGCCGCGCTGACCGATCCCGGACGGCTGCTCGGCCTCCACTTCTTCAACCCGGTCCCGTTGATGCGGCTGGTCGAGATCGTGCCCGGCGCGAGGACCGCGGACTGGCTGCCGCCCGCGATGACCGAACTCGTCCGCAACTGGGGTCACGAACCCGTACTCGCGCGCGACGCGCCGGGCTTCCTGGTCAACCACGCCGGTCGCGGGCTGGGCACCGAGGCGCTGCAGATCCTGTCCGAAGGGATCGCGAGCCCCGCCGAGGTGGACCGCGTCGCGCGGGACGTGCTCGGCCTGAAACTCGGCCCGTTCGAGCTGCTCGACCTCACCGGCCTCGACGTCTCGCACGCCGTGCTCGAAAGCATTTGGAGCGGCTTCCACAGCGAGCCGCGGCTGCGGCCTTCATGGCAGACGCGCCCCCGCGTCGCCGCCGGGCTGTTCGGGCGCAAGAACGGGGAGGGCTTCTACCGCTACGTCGACGGCGCCCAGCAGGTCGACCCGGAGCCGTCCGCACCGGAAGCCCCGACGACGCCGGTGTGGGTCGACGACGAACGCCTCGGAACGCTGCTCTCGGCGGCGGGGATCCAGGTCGTGCACTCCGCCTACCCGGACACGGTCCTGATCGTCAGCCCGATCGGATCGTCCACTGTGGACACCGCGTTGGCCGCGGGCCTCCCGGCGGAGCGGGTCGTCGGGGTCGATCCCCTCGGTGGCTACGGGAAACGCCTGACGCTTTCGGTCCACCCCGCGCTCGACCCCGCCGCCGGCCGCACCGCCTGGGGCGCGCTCGCCGCGACAGGGCTGCCGGTGACCGTGGTCCGCGACGGCCCCGCGCCGATCGCGCAGCGGCTGCTGGCGTCGATCGTCAACACCGCCTGTTTCATCGCCGGGCAGCGGCTCGCGACGCCGGAGGACATCGACACCGCCGTCCGGCTCGGCCTCGGCTACCCGCGCGGACCGCTGACCTGGGGTGACGAAGCGGGAGCGGATCTCGTGCTGCGGGTCCTGCGCGGCCTCGTCGCGAGCACCGGCGACCAGCGCTACCGGCCGAGCGGCTGGCTCACCGAACGGGTCGCGCTCGGCCTTCCGCTCACGTCCACCGGCACCTCCCCTGCCGACCTTCTCAACTGAAACCCCGCTAAAGCGCGTGAAGGCCCCCTTCCCTCGGCTGAGCCGAGGGAAGGGGGCCTTCACGCGCTAACGGCCTTTACCAGCGGCGGTCGGTGACCACGCGGGTGGAGGCGTTCCAGAACACGTAACCGCCCTGGAAGTTGTTCTGCCGCCCGCCGGAGACGGAGAACTCGTCGGTCGTCGGGTACCTCAGGTACGAGGTCTCCCAGCCGAGCGCTTCCCAGCGCTGCCGGATGGCGCCGTAGATCGCGTGCGCGTCGGTCTGCATCGTCCAGTAGACCGATCCGGCCTTGGTGAAGTGGTTGAACCGGCCGATGCCGTCCGGGGTGCCCAACTCGTCGGTCGACGGGTACCCGAGGGGGCCCGCTTCCCAGCCGAGCTCCTCCCACTTCGCG contains these protein-coding regions:
- a CDS encoding 3-hydroxyacyl-CoA dehydrogenase is translated as MEKWAEQVGRIRVIGTGVMGRGIVQLAVTAGLEVELADARPDAVGEAIDHVGAMLGKLASKGKISEEAAASAKGRLIAADGPLAPADGVDLVIEAVREDLEIKRALFAELELICGPDTVFATNTSSLSVTEIGAALTDPGRLLGLHFFNPVPLMRLVEIVPGARTADWLPPAMTELVRNWGHEPVLARDAPGFLVNHAGRGLGTEALQILSEGIASPAEVDRVARDVLGLKLGPFELLDLTGLDVSHAVLESIWSGFHSEPRLRPSWQTRPRVAAGLFGRKNGEGFYRYVDGAQQVDPEPSAPEAPTTPVWVDDERLGTLLSAAGIQVVHSAYPDTVLIVSPIGSSTVDTALAAGLPAERVVGVDPLGGYGKRLTLSVHPALDPAAGRTAWGALAATGLPVTVVRDGPAPIAQRLLASIVNTACFIAGQRLATPEDIDTAVRLGLGYPRGPLTWGDEAGADLVLRVLRGLVASTGDQRYRPSGWLTERVALGLPLTSTGTSPADLLN